A section of the Sphaerobacter thermophilus DSM 20745 genome encodes:
- a CDS encoding mycofactocin-coupled SDR family oxidoreductase yields MGTLDGKVALITGAARGQGRAHAARLAAAGADIIAVDRCASIPEVPWPLASPDDLRETAALVESHGRRCLTQVADVRDTRQMEAAIAAGLEAFGHIDIVVANAGAGSYARAWELTEAEWDAVVDTNLKGAWITCRAVIPSMIERGAGGSLILVSSTAGLRPYAHMAHYVAAKHGIVGLARALAVELAPYRIRVNAVHPTSVDTGMIQNEATYRLFRPDLEHPTREDVAPIFRTLNLLGVPWLEPDDISAAVLWLASDASRYVTGISLPVDAGASLK; encoded by the coding sequence ATGGGCACGCTCGACGGCAAGGTCGCTCTCATCACCGGCGCTGCCCGCGGGCAGGGGCGGGCCCATGCGGCCCGCCTGGCCGCGGCGGGGGCCGACATCATCGCGGTGGATCGCTGTGCGTCGATCCCCGAGGTGCCATGGCCCCTGGCCTCGCCGGATGACCTGCGTGAGACGGCCGCGCTCGTCGAGTCGCATGGGCGGCGCTGCCTGACCCAGGTGGCGGATGTGCGCGACACGCGTCAGATGGAAGCCGCGATCGCCGCCGGCCTGGAGGCGTTCGGCCACATCGACATCGTCGTCGCGAATGCGGGGGCCGGGAGCTACGCCCGGGCCTGGGAGCTGACCGAGGCCGAGTGGGACGCCGTGGTCGATACGAACCTGAAGGGCGCGTGGATCACCTGCCGGGCGGTCATCCCGAGCATGATCGAGCGCGGCGCAGGCGGCTCGCTGATCCTCGTCAGTTCCACCGCCGGTCTCCGGCCCTACGCGCACATGGCGCACTATGTCGCGGCCAAGCACGGGATCGTCGGGCTGGCGCGTGCGCTTGCGGTGGAGCTGGCGCCGTACCGCATCCGGGTTAATGCCGTGCACCCCACCTCGGTCGATACCGGGATGATCCAGAACGAGGCCACGTACCGGCTCTTCCGACCTGACCTGGAGCATCCGACGCGGGAGGATGTCGCGCCGATCTTCCGGACGCTGAACCTGCTCGGTGTCCCCTGGCTGGAGCCGGACGATATCAGCGCCGCCGTCCTCTGGTTGGCGTCGGATGCGTCGCGCTACGTCACCGGCATCTCTCTCCCGGTCGATGCCGGTGCCAGCTTGAAGTAA
- a CDS encoding mycofactocin-coupled SDR family oxidoreductase, with protein sequence MGKLDGRVALITGGARGQGRSHALTLAREGADIVICDIAAQIDTVPYPMGTKAQLDETVSLVEDLDRRCVAVQADVRDGAQMKAVVDRALSEFGKIDILLANAGIFSFGTIAEMSDQMWADMIDTNLTGVFNSIRAVLPHMIERRSGRIVATSSMAGRAGFPNIGHYVAAKWGVIGLVKSVAMEVAQYGITVNAVCPTGVDTDMIQNEHAYRLFLPDMENPTREDAAKAFAALNALPIPWVEPQDISNAILFLVSDDARYITGNAMPVAAGQNASNVV encoded by the coding sequence ATGGGCAAGCTTGACGGACGGGTTGCGTTGATCACCGGCGGGGCCCGCGGGCAGGGTCGCTCCCATGCTCTGACCCTGGCGCGTGAGGGGGCTGACATCGTGATCTGCGACATCGCTGCCCAGATCGACACGGTCCCCTACCCCATGGGCACGAAGGCGCAGCTCGACGAGACAGTAAGCCTGGTCGAGGATCTTGACCGTCGCTGCGTGGCGGTGCAGGCCGATGTGCGCGACGGTGCTCAGATGAAAGCGGTCGTCGACCGAGCGCTCTCCGAGTTCGGCAAGATCGACATCCTGCTGGCCAACGCCGGCATCTTCTCCTTCGGCACCATCGCCGAGATGTCGGACCAGATGTGGGCCGACATGATCGACACCAACCTCACGGGGGTGTTCAACTCGATCCGCGCCGTGCTGCCGCACATGATCGAGCGGCGCTCCGGGCGCATCGTGGCGACCTCCTCCATGGCCGGGCGCGCGGGGTTCCCGAACATCGGGCACTACGTCGCGGCCAAGTGGGGCGTCATCGGACTGGTCAAGTCGGTGGCGATGGAGGTGGCCCAGTACGGGATCACCGTCAACGCCGTCTGCCCGACGGGCGTCGACACCGACATGATCCAGAACGAGCATGCCTACCGGCTCTTCCTGCCGGATATGGAGAATCCGACCAGGGAGGATGCGGCCAAGGCGTTCGCGGCGCTTAATGCGCTCCCGATCCCGTGGGTCGAGCCGCAGGACATCTCCAACGCGATCCTGTTCCTCGTCTCGGACGACGCTCGCTACATCACCGGTAACGCCATGCCGGTGGCCGCCGGCCAGAACGCGAGCAACGTGGTCTAG
- a CDS encoding SDR family NAD(P)-dependent oxidoreductase — MAGGRVTGKVAIVTGGGSGIGRAAALALAREGAKIVIADYNETAAHAVAQEISAADGEALGIRTDVSRAADVEAMVRATVERFGRVDVLFNNAAVALVGRDNRVTEIDEAVWDAVLAVNLKGTFLCCKYAIPAMTANGGGSIINNASIAALVAEPDLDAYTASKGGVLALTRSIAAGYARDGIRCNAICPGLVRTPMTAPIADETLRRFEEETLLPIGEPEDIGHLVVYLASDESRYVTGATLVIDGGYTVR; from the coding sequence ATGGCTGGCGGGCGCGTAACGGGCAAGGTCGCGATCGTGACCGGCGGTGGGTCCGGGATCGGCCGCGCGGCCGCGCTCGCGCTGGCGCGCGAGGGCGCGAAGATCGTGATCGCGGACTACAACGAGACCGCAGCCCATGCCGTCGCCCAGGAGATCAGCGCCGCGGACGGGGAAGCGCTCGGTATCCGCACCGACGTCTCCCGCGCGGCAGATGTCGAAGCCATGGTGCGGGCTACGGTGGAGCGGTTCGGGCGCGTCGACGTCCTCTTCAACAACGCCGCTGTTGCCCTCGTCGGCCGGGACAACCGCGTGACGGAGATCGACGAGGCGGTCTGGGATGCGGTCCTGGCGGTCAACCTCAAGGGCACGTTCCTCTGCTGCAAGTACGCGATACCGGCGATGACCGCGAATGGCGGGGGCTCGATCATCAACAACGCCTCAATCGCCGCGCTCGTCGCTGAGCCCGATCTCGATGCCTACACCGCCTCTAAGGGCGGTGTCTTGGCGCTGACCCGCTCGATCGCCGCCGGCTACGCACGCGACGGCATTCGCTGCAACGCCATTTGCCCAGGGCTGGTGCGAACGCCGATGACCGCTCCCATCGCGGACGAAACGCTCCGCCGCTTTGAGGAGGAGACGCTGTTGCCGATCGGTGAGCCGGAGGACATCGGCCACCTGGTGGTCTACCTGGCTTCGGATGAGTCGCGCTACGTGACTGGCGCGACCTTGGTGATCGATGGCGGCTACACCGTGCGGTGA
- a CDS encoding mycofactocin-coupled SDR family oxidoreductase, with amino-acid sequence MGKLDGKVAVITGGARGQGRSHAVTLAREGADIVICDIAAQIDTVPYPMATPADMEETVRLVEDLDRRCVAVQADVRDGAQMQAVVDRVLSEFGKVDILLANAGISSTSTVVDMTDEQWRDMIDTNLTGVFNSIRAVLPHMIERRSGRIVATASMAGRVGMPNIAHYVAAKWGVIGLVKSVAMEVAQYGITVNAVCPTTVNTPMIHNDATYKLFRPDLENPTADDALAAFSSLNVLPIPWVEPEDISNAILFLISDDARYITGTAVEVAAGMNASNAA; translated from the coding sequence ATGGGCAAACTCGATGGCAAAGTCGCGGTCATCACCGGCGGGGCGCGCGGGCAAGGGCGCTCGCACGCCGTAACCCTGGCGCGCGAGGGCGCTGACATCGTCATCTGCGACATCGCGGCGCAGATCGACACGGTCCCCTACCCGATGGCCACCCCGGCGGACATGGAGGAGACGGTCCGCCTGGTCGAGGATCTGGACCGGCGCTGTGTGGCAGTGCAGGCCGACGTGCGCGACGGTGCCCAGATGCAGGCGGTTGTCGACCGGGTGCTCTCCGAGTTTGGCAAGGTCGACATCCTGCTCGCCAACGCCGGGATCTCCTCCACCAGCACGGTGGTGGACATGACCGACGAGCAGTGGCGGGACATGATCGACACCAACCTCACGGGGGTGTTCAACTCGATCCGCGCTGTGCTGCCGCACATGATCGAGCGGCGCTCCGGGCGCATCGTGGCGACCGCCTCCATGGCTGGGCGTGTGGGGATGCCGAACATTGCCCACTACGTCGCCGCCAAGTGGGGCGTGATCGGGCTGGTCAAGTCGGTGGCGATGGAGGTGGCCCAGTACGGGATCACGGTCAACGCCGTCTGCCCGACCACGGTCAATACCCCCATGATCCACAACGACGCGACCTACAAGCTGTTCCGTCCGGACCTTGAAAACCCGACCGCCGACGATGCATTGGCTGCCTTCTCCAGCCTGAACGTCCTGCCGATCCCCTGGGTTGAGCCGGAGGACATCTCCAACGCAATCCTTTTCCTGATTTCGGACGACGCCCGCTACATCACCGGCACTGCCGTGGAGGTGGCCGCGGGCATGAACGCCAGCAACGCTGCGTGA